The Cryptosporangium minutisporangium region AGCAGCTCCGGCGGGCGGAGCAGGCTGCCGACGTGGTCGGCGCGGTACGGCGGGCGGAGTCGTGCGGACATCGCGGACGCCCCCTTCGCGGGCACTCGGGCTCCCGGGCCCGAACTCGGGCAGCCCCAACTATGGCAAGCCCGAGTACAACACGATCCGTCCTAGCTCGACCGAGGGTCGCCGATGTTGACCAGCCAGGCGATGCCGAACCGGTCGGTCAGCGCGCCGAACTCGTCGCCCCACACCTGCTTCTCCAGCGGCGTGTACACCGCGCCGCCCTCGGAGAGCCGCTCGAAGTAACCACGTAGCTCGTCGCCGTCGTCGTTGCCGCCGCTGAGGCTGATCGTGAAGTTGTCGCCGGGGTTGTGCGACATGTCGGGCGGCGTGTCCGACGCCATCAGCGTGTAGCCGCTCGGCGTCTCCAGCTGGCCGTGCATGATCTGGTCGGCGAACGTGGCGTCCGCGCTGCCGACCTCGGCGAACGTCATCAGCTGCAGGTCGCCGCCGAGCACGTCCCGGTAGAACTCCAGCGCTTCCCTGGCGTTTCCGCGGAAGTGCAGATACGGGTTCAGGCGTGAGGCCATCAGAGGCTCCTTGGTCGCGGTGCGCTGTCTGCCTGCGATTCGGGCGGCCAGTCTCCAGCGACCCCACCGCCCGCGTAAAGGCCCGCCGGACATACCGGCATCGCTGAGACGGGGTTGCTAATAGACGAACCGCCCCACCAGCGCGCGAAGGTCCGTG contains the following coding sequences:
- a CDS encoding VOC family protein, which translates into the protein MASRLNPYLHFRGNAREALEFYRDVLGGDLQLMTFAEVGSADATFADQIMHGQLETPSGYTLMASDTPPDMSHNPGDNFTISLSGGNDDGDELRGYFERLSEGGAVYTPLEKQVWGDEFGALTDRFGIAWLVNIGDPRSS